Proteins from one Natrinema salinisoli genomic window:
- a CDS encoding ThuA domain-containing protein → MVAVTIWNEFRHEREDDEVAAVYPNGIHETLADALADDHAVRTATLDEPEHGLTDEVLESTDVLLWWGHEAHDEVSDAVVDRVQERVLEGMGLLPLHSAHYSKPFKRLMGTSCSLQYREDGGTERLWVVDPGHPIADGLEESIELPETEMYGEPFDVPEPDRQVFVSWFEGGEVFRSGCCYRRGNGRIFYFRPGHETYPVYENEAIRRVLHNAVEWAAPTEGSPRTFDQRE, encoded by the coding sequence ATGGTCGCAGTCACGATCTGGAACGAGTTCCGTCACGAACGCGAGGACGACGAGGTCGCAGCCGTCTATCCGAACGGAATCCACGAGACGCTCGCCGACGCGCTCGCGGACGACCACGCGGTCCGAACCGCGACGCTCGACGAGCCCGAGCACGGCCTCACCGACGAGGTCCTCGAGTCGACCGACGTGTTGCTGTGGTGGGGCCACGAGGCCCACGACGAGGTGAGCGACGCCGTCGTCGATCGGGTACAGGAGCGCGTGCTCGAGGGGATGGGACTGCTCCCCCTCCACTCGGCTCACTACTCGAAGCCGTTCAAACGGCTCATGGGAACGTCCTGCAGCCTGCAGTACCGCGAGGACGGCGGCACCGAACGACTCTGGGTCGTCGACCCCGGCCATCCGATCGCCGACGGGCTCGAGGAGTCGATCGAGCTCCCCGAAACGGAGATGTACGGCGAGCCGTTCGACGTTCCCGAGCCGGACCGGCAGGTGTTCGTCAGCTGGTTCGAGGGCGGCGAGGTGTTCCGTAGCGGCTGTTGTTACCGGCGCGGAAACGGTCGTATCTTCTACTTTCGTCCCGGTCACGAGACGTATCCCGTCTACGAGAACGAGGCGATTCGGCGGGTGCTTCACAACGCCGTCGAGTGGGCTGCCCCGACCGAGGGGTCGCCGCGGACGTTCGACCAACGGGAGTAG